CGAAGATGTCCTCGAGGCTCGGATAGACGGAGCGGATGCCCAGTACCTCGATGTTCGCCTCGATCAGACGCTTGTGCAGGACGTCCATCACCATCGCGCGGCGCGCCGCGGCGGCGAACGAGGCGAACTCGTCCGGACTCCTCGGCTCGGGTGGGAGGTCCTTGACGCGGATGTGGAGCGCCTGCCCGAACACGCCCACGTCGGCGACGTATGGTGCATCACGCAGGACAGCGAGCGCCGGCATCAAGGGCTGGCAGATGATCTCCAGGCGCCGATTGGTGCTGGCGATCTCCTCCCGCTTCATCGAGTTGGGATCGCCGCTCACCAATAGCGTCCCATAATATATGTAGGCTGCCTGCGTGCAGCGTTCCGCTTCATCCATGTAGTGGGTGGTCACGAAGAGCGTCGTCCCCTGCTGGGCCAGCTGGAACAGCAAGTCCCACAACAGCCGGCGCGCCACGGGGTCAACACCCGCCGTGGGCTCATCGAGGAAGAGAATCTTGGGCCGATGGATGAGCGCGCAGGCCAGGGCGAGGCGCTGCTTGAGACCCCCGGAGAGATTCCCGGAAATCTGTGACTCGCGCCCTTCGAGGCCACAGAGTCGCAGCAGGTCGCGTTTGCGGCTTCCCGATTCGTGCGCAGCCACGGCGTAGACGTCACCAAAGAAGTTGAGGTTCTCACGTACCGACAGATCGGGGTACAGGCTGAATTTCTGCGACACGTAGCCAATGCTGCGCTTGATCTGCTCCGGCTCACGGGCGATATCGTAGCCGCCGACGACGGCGCGACCTGAGGTCG
The Deltaproteobacteria bacterium DNA segment above includes these coding regions:
- a CDS encoding ABC transporter ATP-binding protein, translated to MENLTKSFGSTEAVKRLNLRIREGDIFGLLGPNGSGKTTLIRMLCGLLAPTSGRAVVGGYDIAREPEQIKRSIGYVSQKFSLYPDLSVRENLNFFGDVYAVAAHESGSRKRDLLRLCGLEGRESQISGNLSGGLKQRLALACALIHRPKILFLDEPTAGVDPVARRLLWDLLFQLAQQGTTLFVTTHYMDEAERCTQAAYIYYGTLLVSGDPNSMKREEIASTNRRLEIICQPLMPALAVLRDAPYVADVGVFGQALHIRVKDLPPEPRSPDEFASFAAAARRAMVMDVLHKRLIEANIEVLGIRSVYPSLEDIFVSFTRKIEQGALTK